AGCTATTCGGCTGGGGCCTCGCCCGGGGCTTCGCTCTGAGGTACGGCAGCGGCAGGATCCTGCCCGGTCATCACCACGGGAGCGCCGCCCGGGCGCCGGAACAGGCCCCGCCAGCCCAGCTTGATGCCCTCTTCGGCAGGCTCTTCGACCTCAAGCCCGTAATAGTCGCCGATGTGATCGACGAACGCGGCGCGCTGTGCGCGGTCGTACGCGCGCCGCTCGCGGGTGAAGGCGATGATCGTAGACCAACAGATCCCGAGCATGATCACCGAGAACGGCAGCGCGATGATAATTGCCGCGGTCTTCAGCGCCTCGAGCCCGCCCGAGAGCAGCAGGGCGGTCGCGAGGAAGGCCGTGGCGAGCGCGAAGAACACCCGGATCCAGTTCTTTGGCTCGACCTGGCCGCCCGTCGCGATCATGCCCATGACGAGCGAGCCGGAGTCCGCCGAGGTTACGAAGAAGATCGTGATGAGTACGATCGCGCCGACGGTGAGCGCGGCCCCGCCATCCAGCTGACCGAGCATCGCGAACAGCGAGCCCTCGATGTCAACTGAGCCGCCCGGGCCGACGAGCCCGCCCGGGCCCGACAGCTCCGAGTAGAGCGCCGTCCCGCCGAGCACGCTGAACCAGAGGAACGTCATCAGCGTCGGGACCAGAATGACGCCCATCACGAACTGGCGCACGGTGCGCCCGCGCGAAATGCGGGCGATGAAGATGCCGACGAACGGTGCCCACGAGATCCACCAGCCCCAGTAGAACGTGGTCCATGACGCCTGCCAGGCCTCGCCCTCGGCGCCGGTGAACGCGCTCACGGTGAACGACATGCCGACGATGTTTTGCAGGTAATCGCCGATGGACTGCACGAACTCACGCAGCAGGAACTGGGTGGGCCCGACGATCAGCACGACGAGCACCAGCACGCCGGCGAGCATCAAGTTGGCGTTCGACAGCCACTTCATGCCCTTGCCGACCCCCGACAGCACCGAGAACAGCACGAGCGCGGTGATCACGACGATGATGACGATGTTGCTGAAGTCTGACGCCTGCATAATGCCGGCGCTCTCGAGCCCCGCGCTGATCTGCAAGACGCCGAGGCCGAGTGAGGTGCCGACGCCGAAG
This genomic stretch from Leucobacter sp. CX169 harbors:
- a CDS encoding BCCT family transporter — protein: MTNETVQSSTLSRWVFWPAATIVVLFAAFAMILPDAAEAAFKAIQASIVHNFNWYYVLIASFFVIFSLSMGFSRFGEIKLGKDDDEPEFSLGSWFSLLFAAGMGIGLVFYGVSEPLSHFANPRPGVTGSEGQLAQQALSQTYLHWGVHAWSIYVVIGLALAYAIHRRGRPISIRWTLEPLLGKRVRGGWGNTIDVIALVGTIFGVGTSLGLGVLQISAGLESAGIMQASDFSNIVIIVVITALVLFSVLSGVGKGMKWLSNANLMLAGVLVLVVLIVGPTQFLLREFVQSIGDYLQNIVGMSFTVSAFTGAEGEAWQASWTTFYWGWWISWAPFVGIFIARISRGRTVRQFVMGVILVPTLMTFLWFSVLGGTALYSELSGPGGLVGPGGSVDIEGSLFAMLGQLDGGAALTVGAIVLITIFFVTSADSGSLVMGMIATGGQVEPKNWIRVFFALATAFLATALLLSGGLEALKTAAIIIALPFSVIMLGICWSTIIAFTRERRAYDRAQRAAFVDHIGDYYGLEVEEPAEEGIKLGWRGLFRRPGGAPVVMTGQDPAAAVPQSEAPGEAPAE